A stretch of the Tannerella serpentiformis genome encodes the following:
- the pruA gene encoding L-glutamate gamma-semialdehyde dehydrogenase, with the protein MNNSIYRFPNPGNEPVKTYAPGTSDKAALKKALLQLSAEEWDIPLVIGGKEIRTGQTDKVVMPHDHRHVLATYHKASEKEVQMAIDAAMKAHHDWSMLPWEERAMVMLRAAELFATKYRYLLNAAVMLGQSKNPFQAEIDAPCELIDFLRYSAFYAGQIYADQPYSEKGIINRLEYRALEGFVFSLTPFNFTSIASNLNMAPAMMGNVAVWKPSTTAIYSNYLLMKVFKEAGLPDGVVNFIPGQGSTVGRVILSSPDFAGFHFTGSTNTFNTLWCQMGENLKKYKSYPKVVGETGGKNFIFAHPSAPAEDVAAAIVRGAFEYQGQKCSAGSRAYLPKSLWKEIKERVGEMLKEIKMGDVQDFTNFINAVIDEASFDNIMGYINYAREASDAEILFGGRGDKSTGYFIEPTVIQTTNPTFKTMTEEIFGPVITIYVYDDEKYEETLDVCDRTSPYGLTGSIFACDRYAIETAFRKLRYAAGNFYVNDKPTGAVIAQQPFGGSRASGTNDKAGGPLNLIRWTNPRCIKETFVPPVHYGYPFLNEK; encoded by the coding sequence ATGAACAATTCGATTTACCGATTCCCGAATCCGGGAAATGAGCCGGTCAAGACGTATGCTCCCGGCACGAGTGATAAAGCAGCCTTGAAGAAGGCTTTGTTGCAGCTGAGCGCTGAAGAATGGGACATCCCGCTGGTGATCGGCGGGAAGGAGATCCGCACGGGTCAGACGGACAAGGTGGTGATGCCGCACGACCACCGCCATGTGCTGGCGACCTACCACAAGGCGAGCGAAAAGGAAGTGCAGATGGCTATCGACGCGGCCATGAAGGCACACCACGACTGGTCGATGCTGCCGTGGGAAGAGCGCGCGATGGTGATGCTGCGTGCGGCTGAGCTTTTCGCCACGAAGTATCGCTACCTGCTCAACGCGGCCGTGATGCTGGGCCAGAGCAAGAACCCCTTCCAGGCCGAGATCGACGCCCCGTGCGAGCTGATCGACTTCCTGCGTTACAGCGCCTTCTATGCCGGGCAGATCTATGCCGACCAACCTTATTCGGAAAAGGGCATCATCAACCGCTTGGAGTATCGCGCCCTGGAAGGCTTCGTCTTCTCGCTGACGCCATTCAACTTCACCTCTATCGCCTCGAACCTCAACATGGCGCCGGCTATGATGGGTAACGTGGCCGTGTGGAAACCCTCGACGACGGCTATCTATTCGAACTACCTGCTCATGAAGGTCTTCAAAGAGGCCGGTCTGCCGGACGGCGTGGTGAACTTCATCCCCGGCCAGGGCAGCACGGTTGGGCGCGTGATCTTGTCCAGCCCCGACTTTGCAGGCTTCCACTTCACCGGCTCTACGAACACCTTCAACACGCTCTGGTGTCAGATGGGCGAGAACCTGAAGAAGTACAAGTCCTATCCCAAGGTGGTGGGCGAGACGGGCGGCAAGAACTTCATCTTCGCCCATCCCTCGGCTCCGGCGGAAGACGTGGCAGCAGCCATCGTGCGCGGCGCCTTCGAGTATCAGGGCCAGAAGTGCTCCGCCGGATCGCGTGCCTACCTGCCCAAGTCGCTGTGGAAAGAGATCAAGGAGCGCGTGGGCGAGATGCTGAAGGAGATCAAGATGGGCGACGTGCAAGACTTCACGAACTTCATCAACGCCGTGATCGACGAGGCTTCGTTCGACAACATCATGGGCTACATCAACTACGCTCGTGAGGCGTCCGACGCAGAGATCCTCTTCGGCGGACGGGGTGACAAGTCGACGGGTTACTTCATCGAGCCGACGGTGATCCAGACGACGAACCCGACCTTCAAGACGATGACCGAAGAGATCTTCGGCCCGGTGATCACCATCTACGTCTATGACGACGAGAAGTATGAGGAGACGCTCGACGTCTGCGATCGTACGTCGCCTTACGGCCTGACAGGCTCCATCTTCGCCTGCGACCGTTACGCCATCGAGACGGCTTTCCGCAAGCTGCGCTATGCGGCGGGCAACTTCTACGTGAACGACAAGCCGACGGGAGCCGTCATCGCCCAGCAACCTTTCGGTGGTTCGCGTGCCTCGGGTACGAACGACAAGGCGGGTGGCCCGCTGAACCTGATCCGCTGGACGAACCCGCGCTGCATCAAGGAGACGTTCGTTCCGCCGGTGCATTACGGATATCCGTTCCTCAACGAGAAGTAA
- a CDS encoding sigma-70 family RNA polymerase sigma factor, whose translation MRQLKITKSITNRESASLDKYLQEIGREDLITVEEEVELAQAIKKGDRKALEKLTKANLRFVVSVAKQYQNQGLSLPDLINEGNLGLIKAAEKFDETRGFKFISYAVWWIRQSILQALAEQSRIVRLPLNQVGSLNKIGKVLSRFEQENERRPSAEELAEELDIPVDKITDTLKVSGRHVSVDAPFVEGEDNSLLDVLVNEDTPNTDGTLMYESLSREIDRALATLTERESDIIKMFFGIGCQEVTLEEIGDKFGLTRERVRQIKEKAIRRLRQGTRSKLLKTYLG comes from the coding sequence ATGAGACAATTAAAGATTACCAAGTCAATCACCAATCGTGAGAGTGCATCGTTAGACAAATACCTCCAAGAGATCGGCCGCGAAGACCTGATCACCGTCGAGGAAGAAGTCGAACTTGCACAAGCCATCAAGAAAGGCGACCGCAAAGCGCTGGAGAAGCTCACCAAAGCCAACCTGCGCTTCGTCGTTTCCGTGGCTAAGCAGTACCAGAACCAAGGCCTGAGCCTGCCCGACCTCATCAACGAGGGCAACCTGGGACTGATCAAAGCCGCCGAGAAATTCGACGAGACACGCGGGTTCAAGTTCATCTCTTACGCCGTGTGGTGGATCCGCCAATCCATCTTGCAGGCCCTGGCCGAGCAGTCACGTATCGTGCGCTTGCCGCTCAATCAGGTCGGGTCGCTCAACAAGATCGGCAAGGTGCTTTCCCGCTTTGAGCAGGAGAATGAGCGTCGCCCGTCGGCCGAAGAGCTGGCCGAAGAGTTGGACATCCCCGTGGACAAGATCACGGACACCCTCAAGGTCTCCGGCCGACACGTCTCGGTGGACGCCCCCTTCGTCGAAGGCGAGGATAACAGCCTGCTCGATGTGCTTGTCAACGAGGACACCCCCAACACGGATGGGACATTGATGTACGAATCGCTGTCGAGGGAAATCGACAGAGCACTTGCTACACTCACCGAGCGCGAAAGCGACATCATTAAGATGTTCTTCGGCATCGGCTGCCAAGAAGTCACACTGGAAGAGATCGGCGATAAATTCGGGCTCACTCGCGAGCGCGTCCGCCAGATCAAGGAGAAAGCTATCCGACGCTTACGGCAGGGTACACGCAGCAAGCTGCTGAAAACTTATTTGGGTTGA
- a CDS encoding Do family serine endopeptidase, with product MNAMWKKGLAVALVAAISFVSALGAVTYMAHRNADVRAMVGDNDVFKQPVHLTGYEAAPAERTDFTYAADMAVHAVVHIKATTKVDTRMQRGGDIFDPFEFFFGNGGGFQQRTPQPRVGSGSGVIISTDGYIVTNNHVVENSDELEVTLNDNRKFPAKIIGTDPSTDIALIKIEAKDLKTLPFGDSEQLKVGEWVLAVGNPFNLNSTVTAGIVSAKGRGIMSGGSDRNKIESFIQTDAAVNPGNSGGALVNTRGELVGINTAIYSETGNFAGYSFAVPISIAGKVVSDLKQYGAVQRAVLGISIQNAEAAASQDKKVKELEGAYVAEFGQHSSAKTAGLEVGDVITAVNGVRVRSGNALQEQIGKFRPGDKVKLDVDRYGSKKTFTVELRNSQGSTAVVKKNGDASEVLGAAFRALSDEQKREYGVSYGIEVNGISRGKVQEAGIRKGFIIMVVNDQRISSPEDLFQIVERVQKGSSEEQGLFIKGFYPNGRTQFYAINLSE from the coding sequence ATGAATGCAATGTGGAAAAAAGGATTGGCGGTCGCCCTCGTAGCGGCGATCAGCTTCGTGTCGGCCCTGGGCGCCGTCACGTATATGGCTCACCGCAACGCCGACGTGCGCGCCATGGTGGGCGACAACGATGTGTTCAAACAGCCGGTGCACCTGACGGGCTATGAGGCTGCGCCCGCCGAACGCACCGACTTTACCTACGCCGCCGACATGGCCGTGCACGCCGTGGTGCACATCAAAGCCACCACCAAGGTGGATACACGCATGCAGCGCGGCGGCGACATCTTCGACCCCTTCGAGTTCTTCTTCGGCAACGGCGGCGGCTTTCAGCAGCGCACACCGCAGCCGCGCGTCGGGTCGGGCTCGGGCGTGATCATCTCCACCGACGGGTATATCGTAACGAACAACCACGTGGTCGAGAACTCCGACGAACTGGAGGTGACGCTCAACGACAACCGTAAGTTCCCCGCCAAGATCATCGGCACCGATCCCAGCACGGACATCGCCCTGATCAAGATCGAGGCGAAGGACCTCAAGACGCTCCCCTTCGGCGACTCCGAGCAGCTCAAGGTGGGCGAATGGGTATTGGCCGTCGGTAACCCGTTCAACCTGAACTCAACCGTCACCGCGGGTATCGTCAGCGCCAAAGGCCGCGGCATCATGTCCGGCGGCTCGGATCGCAACAAGATCGAGTCGTTCATCCAGACCGACGCGGCCGTGAACCCGGGTAACAGTGGCGGCGCACTCGTCAACACGCGCGGAGAGCTGGTAGGCATCAATACGGCCATCTATTCCGAGACGGGCAACTTCGCTGGCTACTCCTTCGCCGTACCCATCAGCATTGCGGGCAAGGTGGTCAGCGACCTCAAGCAATACGGAGCTGTGCAGCGTGCCGTCTTAGGTATATCGATCCAGAACGCGGAGGCCGCAGCCTCGCAAGACAAGAAGGTCAAGGAGCTCGAGGGCGCCTATGTGGCTGAGTTCGGCCAGCACAGCTCGGCGAAGACAGCCGGCCTGGAGGTGGGCGACGTCATCACGGCCGTCAATGGCGTGCGTGTCCGCTCGGGCAATGCGTTGCAGGAGCAGATCGGCAAGTTCCGCCCGGGTGACAAGGTGAAGCTCGACGTGGATCGCTACGGATCGAAGAAGACCTTCACCGTGGAGCTGCGCAACTCGCAAGGCAGTACGGCGGTGGTGAAGAAGAATGGCGATGCTTCGGAGGTGCTCGGAGCCGCCTTCCGCGCCCTCAGCGACGAACAAAAACGCGAGTACGGTGTTAGTTATGGCATCGAGGTCAACGGTATCAGCCGCGGCAAAGTGCAGGAGGCTGGCATCCGCAAGGGCTTCATCATCATGGTGGTGAACGACCAGCGGATCTCCTCGCCCGAAGACCTCTTCCAGATCGTGGAGCGTGTGCAGAAAGGCTCGTCCGAGGAGCAAGGCCTCTTCATCAAAGGCTTCTACCCGAACGGTCGCACCCAGTTCTACGCCATCAATCTGTCGGAGTAA